In one window of Solanum pennellii chromosome 2, SPENNV200 DNA:
- the LOC107011317 gene encoding zinc finger CCCH domain-containing protein 44-like — translation MDGGVNSSSEQAHNQRLDEGTATSMELQRLEECSSVHYREGSQLVGVSSSVAGDGGVSATVAVDVRYSAANVIDNRKRGRSPRNLMVKPPVPKKPRVEDEDVCFICFDGGSLVLCDRKGCPKAYHPACIKRDEAFFRSKAKWNCGWHICSVCQKASHYLCYTCTYSLCKACTRNSDYLCVRGNKGFCSTCMKTIMLIENKDQADKEMVQVDFDDKTSWEYLFKVYWVILKENLSLTLDELLQAKNPWKELNAVHGKRPLLPYGHYVANNGKGISGKAFDHLELKKPSALLELSNKDPPTTESRTTAESDNPSIFSSSPQSELTKPAVELELQNGHCLRTKQGSTAMQTSVNGCREWASKELLDFVAHMKDGETSAISQFDVQTLLLDYIKKNNLRDPRRKSQIICDSRLKSLFGKTCVGHIEMLKLLEFHFLIKEDSDKSAFIPAGIVGIVSSHVELDDSNETSSSKKRKSRKNGEVKMTQINLDEFAAIDAHNINFLYLRRDLMENLTEDVEKFHDRVTGSVVRIRIPGNDQKQEIYRLVHVVGTCKTSESYKIRDKTVDVQLEVLNLDKKETISIDSISNQEFCEDECRRLRQSIKCGLVKRLTVGEIQKKAMELRAVKLNDSLEAEIFRLNNLRDRASEKGHKKELRECVEKLELLKTPEERHRRLLEIPEVHADPKMNPDYESGGDDGEHKNKIKVEHPAPRCTRFSRRKLISSGSLVKEEGSIMAQCRMSGKRDACGTNISDKQGNQLTVEQAVDRSGSETSIASLLMANTSSVISIETDKLWHYRDPAKRIQGPFSVMQLRKWNTSGLFPPDMMIWTNHEHEDSVLLTNALKGFFHKESQVHDKTSSQSQEPTSLDNRTSVRWSESAGSGGECEKREAPGHHHNANYCSNGNTKFTRMKGLSPSFPRCVESLKGNNSCSDKPQLLNSTSSSQREVILALPRQGKGHGTDKSRSVADYGTQNSRKSTLCHAQSNRRNLDPSSGQNQKSFTSNKCSINLDSGSTFASAIKSSDLLFEQKGEMNLPDLASPTPETSYGDLEAQAAEKLLLLSSVIPVCGSDVHDLPSPTPISNSEAQGAHAAENKESGPSDLPDSEARGGHAGENKESGLSSLPIQESGQRWSSASSPVVGGPQLHEIADEWGRSSPAAKPSTEEWDSTLVSVSSLKPVDTVSDRVATPPSIANLLTAKPSTGEWDSGLVSVSSLKPAEAVGDHVVTPASNADQLNHTSSSHPMSNFFDEPIEFSTLAEESVSDLLAEVDAMESQNQNGMGSPTSGMRCGEEMISGCKTDCFSPIEELSHTHDPVRSDDLSSTGDLLLPCQSSVTDETVGASRADAFDPLRRSGGNSSTSSEGETKSVDVLFSQGDVRCGIPAPCTTGIPASCTTSQPSAFSAIGRSTVFEGMMNGRGAAPGKPSQGYANVGYGSNMGGAWGNSHMNRGAPFSGNNPVWDSQRRYAGERSGGPRDWALQGGESGFGRGRPSWNRQQPYGGGGYSRPPPKGQRICKFYESGRCKKGAACDYLHP, via the exons ATGGATGGTGGTGTGAATTCTAGCTCAGAGCAAGCACATAATCAAAGGCTAGATGAAGGTACAGCAACATCTATGGAGTTACAGAGGTTGGAAGAGTGTAGTTCTGTACATTATAGGGAAGGTTCTCAGTTGGTCGGAGTTTCGTCTTCGGTCGCCGGAGATGGAGGTGTTTCGGCTACGGTAGCTGTAGATGTTAGGTATTCAGCTGCAAACGTGATCGATAACCGGAAGCGAGGGAGGTCACCTCGTAACCTGATGGTGAAACCTCCGGTGCCAAAGAAACCGCGAGTAGAGGATGAAGATGTTTGCTTCATAtgttttgatggtggttctctTGTTCTTTGCGATCGCAA GGGGTGTCCAAAGGCATATCATCCAGCTTGTATTAAGCGGGATGAGGCATTTTTTCGCTCCAAGGCTAAATGGAACTGTG gTTGGCATATTTGTAGTGTGTGTCAAAAAGCTTCCCACTACCTGTGCTATACTTGTACCTATTCATTGTGCAAGGCATGCACAAGAAATTCTGATTACTTGTGTGTTAGAGGAAACAAAGGCTTTTGCTCGACGTGCATGAAAACTATCATGCTGATTGAGAACAAAGACCAAGCAGATAAGGAAATG GTTCAGGTAGATTTTGATGACAAAACTAGCTGGGAGTATCTTTTCAAGGTTTATTGGGTAATCCTAAAGGAAAATCTATCATTAACACTTGATGAACTTCTTCAAGCTAAAAATCCATGGAAAGAATTAAATGCAGTACACGGTAAGCGGCCGCTACTGCCTTACGGTCATTATGTTGCAAATAATGGCAAAGGTATATCGGGCAAGGCTTTTGACCATTTAGAGCTGAAGAAACCCTCAGCGCTGTTAGAGCTATCTAATAAGGATCCTCCAACCACTGAAAGCCGAACAACTGCAGAGTCTGATAACCCGAGCATTTTCAGTTCTTCTCCTCAGTCAGAACTAACAAAGCCTGCTGTAGAGCTAGAGCTCCAGAATGGACATTGTTTGAGGACAAAACAGGGAAGCACTGCTATGCAGACATCAGTGAATGGATGCAGGGAGTGGGCGTCAAAGGAGCTTTTGGATTTTGTTGCACATATGAAGGATGGTGAAACTTCTGCTATATCTCAGTTTGATGTCCAGACACTTTTGCTCGactatattaagaaaaataatcttCGAGATCCTCGGCGGAAGAGTCAAATAATTTGTGATTCAAGACTCAAAAGCCTTTTTGGTAAGACATGTGTTGGCCACATAGAAATGCTGAAGCTTCTCGAGTTTCACTTTCTAATAAAGGAGGACTCAGATAAGAGTGCTTTTATACCAGCTGGGATTGTTGGAATTGTGTCTAGCCATGTAGAACTTGATGATAGCAATGAAACATCTTCATCGAAAAAACGTAAGAGTCGTAAAAATGGTGAAGTCAAAATGACCCAGATTAATCTTGACGAATTTGCTGCAATTGATGCTCACAATATAAATTTCTTATATTTGCGGCGTGATTTGATGGAAAATCTCACTGAAGACGTGGAGAAGTTCCATGACAGAGTTACTGGATCAGTTGTCCGCATAAGAATACCTGGTAATGATCAGAAACAGGAAATTTACAGGCTTGTCCATGTTGTAG GTACATGCAAGACATCTGAATCATATAAGATCAGAGATAAGACGGTTGACGTACAACTTGAAGTATTGAACTTAGACAAGAAAGAAACCATATCTATTGATTCTATTTCAAATCAAGAATTCTGTGAG GATGAATGCCGAAGATTACGTCAGAGTATAAAATGCGGGCTTGTGAAAAGGCTTACTGTA GGTGAGATACAGAAGAAAGCTATGGAACTCCGGGCAGTAAAACTCAATGAT TCTCTGGAAGCGGAGATATTTCGCCTAAATAATCTTCGTGATAGAGCAAGTGAGAAAGGGCACAAGAAAGA GCTCAGAGAATGTGTAGAGAAGTTAGAGCTTCTCAAGACACCTGAGGAGCGCCATCGGAGGCTACTGGAGATTCCAGAAGTGCATGCTGATCCAAAGATGAACCCAGATTATGAATCTGGAGGAGATGATGGAGAACACAAAAACAAGATAAAAG TTGAACATCCAGCACCAAGATGCACTAGATTTAGTAGAAGGAAACTTATATCTTCAGGGAGTCTAG TTAAAGAAGAGGGCTCTATCATGGCTCAATGTAGGATGAGTGGAAAAAGAGATGCTTGTGGAACTAATATCTCGGACAAGCAAGGAAATCAACTTACTGTTGAGCAGGCTGTGGATAGATCTGGATCTGAAACTTCAATTGCTAGTCTCCTTATGGCAAACACGTCATCCGTTATCAGTATTGAAACTGACAAATTGTGGCATTATCGGGACCCTGCTAAACGAATACAAGGACCATTTTCCGTGATGCAGTTGAGGAAATGGAATACATCAGGACTTTTTCCTCCTGATATGATGATATGGACAAATCATGAGCATGAAGACTCAGTACTTTTAACTAATGCACTAAAGGGGTTTTTCCATAAAGAATCTCAAGTGCATGATAAGACATCAAGCCAGTCACAGGAACCAACTAGCTTGGATAATAGAACTAGTGTTAGGTGGTCTGAGAGTGCTGGCTCAGGGGGAGAATGTGAAAAGAGAGAGGCACCTGGGCACCACCACAATGCAAATTACTGTTCAAACGGTAACACAAAGTTTACGAGGATGAAAGGATTGTCCCCTTCTTTTCCACGATGTGTGGAGTCGTTGAAGGGAAATAATTCTTGTTCTGACAAACCCCAACTGTTGAACTCCACTTCATCTAGTCAGCGGGAGGTGATTTTAGCTCTTCCACGTCAGGGAAAAGGACATGGAACTGATAAGTCTCGTTCTGTTGCAGATTATGGAACTCAGAATTCTCGTAAAAGCACATTGTGCCATGCACAATCTAACCGTCGGAATTTAGATCCATCTTCTGGTCAGAACCAGAAATCTTTTACAAGCAATAAATGTTCAATTAACCTGGATTCTGGATCTACTTTTGCTTCTGCTATCAAATCaagtgatttattatttgaacaGAAAGGAGAAATGAATCTTCCAGACCTAGCTAGTCCTACTCCAGAGACGAGCTATGGTGACCTTGAAGCTCAGGCTGCTGAGAAGCTGCTTTTGTTGAGTTCAGTTATTCCTGTTTGTGGTTCAGATGTGCATGATTTGCCAAGTCCTACCCCTATTTCAAACAGCGAAGCTCAAGGTGCACATGCAGCTGAAAATAAAGAATCTGGTCCATCAGATCTTCCTGACAGTGAAGCTCGAGGTGGGCATGCAGGTGAAAATAAAGAATCTGGTCTGTCCAGTCTTCCTATTCAGGAATCAGGCCAAAGGTGGAGTAGTGCTTCTAGTCCAGTGGTTGGTGGGCCCCAGCTTCATGAAATAGCTGATGAATGGGGTAGAAGTTCGCCAGCTGCAAAACCATCTACTGAAGAATGGGATTCTACTCTTGTTTCTGTTTCCTCACTGAAACCGGTTGACACTGTGAGTGATCGTGTTGCCACACCACCTTCAATTGCCAACCTGCTTACTGCAAAACCATCTACTGGAGAATGGGATTCTGGTCTTGTCTCCGTTTCCTCACTGAAACCAGCTGAAGCAGTGGGTGATCATGTTGTGACACCTGCTTCAAATGCCGACCAACTTAATCATACTTCCTCATCTCATCCAATGTCAAACTTCTTCGATGAACCTATTGAGTTCAGCACTTTGGCTGAGGAATCAGTGTCAGACCTTTTGGCTGAAGTTGATGCCATGGAGTCTCAAAATCAAAATGGTATGGGTTCTCCTACTTCTGGTATGAGGTGCGGTGAGGAGATGATATCTGGTTGCAAAACTGATTGCTTTAGCCCGATTGAGGAGCTGAGTCATACACATGATCCTGTAAGAAGTGATGACTTGAGCTCCACCGGAGATCTACTACTACCTTGCCAATCTAGTGTGACGGATGAAACAGTTGGTGCATCTCGAGCTGATGCTTTTGATCCATTAAGGAGGTCTGGCGGAAATTCATCTACGAGTAGTGAGGGAGAAACCAAGTCGGTTGATGTTTTGTTTTCTCAGGGGGACGTTAGGTGCGGTATCCCTGCACCTTGTACCACCGGTATACCTGCATCTTGTACCACGAGTCAACCTAGTGCATTTTCTGCAATTGGTAGGAGTACAGTATTTGAAGGTATGATGAATGGGCGTGGAGCAGCACCTGGAAAGCCGAGTCAGGGATATGCAAATGTTGGTTATGGAAGCAACATGGGAGGTGCATGGGGAAATTCACATATGAATCGAGGGGCGCCTTTCAGTGGTAACAATCCAGTGTGGGATAGCCAGCGTAGGTATGCAGGGGAAAGGTCTGGTGGTCCAAGAGACTGGGCTCTTCAAGGAGGAGAGTCTGGATTTGGTAGGGGTAGACCATCTTGGAACAGACAGCAGCCATATGGTGGTGGAGGATACTCTAGGCCTCCTCCCAAAGGTCAGCgaatttgtaaattttatgaGAGTGGGCGTTGCAAGAAGGGGGCGGCCTGTGACTATCTACACCCCTAA
- the LOC107009181 gene encoding transmembrane and coiled-coil domain-containing protein 4-like, whose protein sequence is MLFLHLTGKKKLDNLFSLGTKTMSSSTLTPMQRYAAGALFGLALHQAHIHQTCPLGFPSDEEDRISNGSSNDSVSEDPQLWVHESSGLLRPIFKFLEIDKKAWSGLEETAGSSSPKHHVGALLRSLSVSEEGAESSKEAADKELDLAKAIDAMASSMERTSHNVSKKEKQSEYEHKCREKLSLADTQSRSEVENTTNVENHQEKSKKPSSIEQAHLESVSGFDEKPVEEASILEYSRKVNVLYQLFSACLAQSSEESKKYTQRRGYDARHRVALRLLATWFDVKWIKVEAIETTIACSAMALKEEELKEQSRSPKSSLAKWKRRGIIGAAAVTGGTLLAVTGGLAAPAIAAGFGALAPTLGTLVPVIGASGFAAVAGAAGSAAGSVAVAASFGAAGAGLTGSKMARRMGDVDEFEFKTIGENHNQGRLAVEVLISGLVFKEEDFVRPWEGQHDNSERYVLQWESKNLIAVSTAIQDWLTSRLAMELMKRGAMMTVLKTLLTALALPATLLAMTDFIDSKWTIAVDRSDKAGKLLAEVLQKGLQGNRPVTLVGFSLGARVIFKCLQVLAESANTSGLVERVVLLGAPIAIKNMNWEAARKVVAGRFVNAYATNDWMLGIAFRASLLTRGLAGIQPVDVPGIENVDVTELIDGHSSYLWSTQKILDLLDLDAYYPVVLGRVTL, encoded by the exons ATGCTATTCCTCCATCTcacaggaaaaaaaaaacttgataaCTTGTTTTCTCTTGGAACAAAAACGATGTCGTCTTCAACATTGACGCCAATGCAAAGGTACGCTGCCGGAGCTCTGTTCGGTCTGGCTCTTCATCAGGCCCACATTCATCAGACTTGTCCGTTGGGCTTTCCGTCCGACGAGGAGGACCGTATTAGTAATGGTAGCAGTAATGATTCCGTCTCCGAAGACCCTCAACTTTGGGTTCACGAATCATCCGGCCTCCTCCGCCCAATTTTCAA ATTTCTAGAGATTGATAAAAAAGCATGGTCTGGACTAGAGGAAACTGCTGGGTCTTCATCACCAAAGCATCACGTTGGAGCG CTTCTAAGGTCACTATCTGTCTCTGAAGAAGGTGCTGAATCTTCTAAAGAAGCAGCAGACAAAGAACTTGATCTTGCAAAGGCCATTGATGCTATGGCATCAAGCATGGAGAGAACTTCCCATAATGTGTCCAAGAAAGAGAAGCAGAGTGAATATGAGCATAAATGTCGGGAGAAATTATCCCTTGCTGATACTCAATCTAGGTCCGAAGTGGAAAATACTACAAATGTTGAAAATCACCAAGAGAAAAGCAAGAAGCCATCTAGCATTGAGCAAGCCCATTTAGAGTCAGTTAGTGGATTTGATGAAAAACCTGTGGAGGAGGCATCGATACTTGAATACTCTAGGAAAGTTAATGTTCTCTATCAACTTTTCTCAGCATGTCTTGCTCAATCGTCTGAAGAGAGTAAAAAATATACACAAAGGAGGGGTTATGATGCACGACATCGCGTGGCTTTGCGGTTGCTAGCTACATGGTTTGATGTCAAATGGATCAAAGTG GAAGCCATTGAAACCACGATTGCTTGTTCTGCAATGGCactaaaagaagaagaattaaaGGAACAAAGCCGATCTCCTAAAAGCTCCTTGGCTAAGTGGAAACGAAGAGGTATAATAGGTGCAGCTGCAGTAACTGGAGGAACCTTGTTGGCAGTTACTGGTG GTTTAGCTGCTCCAGCAATAGCTGCTGGCTTTGGTGCTTTAGCCCCTACCTTGGGAACTCTTGTTCCTGTGATTGGAGCAAGTGGGTTTGCTGCCGTTGCTGGTGCGGCAGGAAGTGCTGCAGGGTCTGTTGCAGTAGCAGCTTCATTTGGAG CTGCTGGAGCTGGACTCACAGGAAGTAAAATGGCCAGGAGAATGGGAGATGTTGATGAATTTGAGTTCAAGACTATAGGAGAGAACCATAACCAGGGT CGGCTGGCAGTTGAGGTTTTGATCTCAGGACTTGTTTTTAAGGAAGAAGATTTTGTAAGACCTTGGGAAGGACAACATGATAACTCTGAgag ATATGTGCTGCAGTGGGAGTCAAAGAATCTTATTGCTGTAAGCACTGCAATTCAGGATTGGTTGACGTCAA GACTTGCAATGGAGTTGATGAAGCGAGGTGCTATGATGACAGTTTTAAAAACTCTCTTGACAGCATTAGCTTTGCCAGCAACATTGCTTGCAATGACAGATTTTATTGACAGCAAATGGACAATTGCCGTGGACAG ATCGGATAAGGCAGGAAAACTTCTGGCAGAAGTGTTGCAGAAAGGATTACAAGGAAATAG GCCTGTAACACTTGTTGGGTTTTCACTTGGGGCAAGAGTTATCTTTAAATGTCTCCAGGTTCTGGCTGAGAGTGCGAATACTT CTGGCCTTGTGGAGAGAGTTGTTCTTCTTGGGGCACCCATTGCAATTAAAAACATGAACTGGGAAGCAGCAAGAAAG GTAGTGGCTGGTCGATTCGTGAATGCTTACGCTACAAACGATTGGATGCTAGGAATTGCCTTCCGTGCCAG TCTCCTGACTCGAGGCTTGGCTGGAATTCAACCGGTTGATGTTCCTGGCATTGAGAAC GTTGATGTAACTGAACTCATTGATGGCCATTCCTCCTATTTATGGTCTACCCAAAAGATTTTAGATCTACTTGATCTTGATGCCTATTATCCGGTAGTCCTCGGTCGAGTCACGCTATAA
- the LOC107008861 gene encoding uncharacterized protein LOC107008861, protein MREENGTIEKGSSCCVDGNCKSVNPINETGAGGTVSGEGVSSSPASSSLSSKNQGKSCKGCLYYASTFKSNSRNPLCLGLSSSLPQVPRYIVGESEKEASKEGRSLTDFRYACVGYSVYLDQKSRSTEAQKAQTELPVCVGLEVLVDKRPTSADATPGHTPAHNREGGHKHPQPRSNKPTNSAGDEFLTRFSRNANLVAMGVAKNLRKVGSRIKESVDDIFYGRPK, encoded by the exons ATGCGGGAGGAGAATGGTACGATCGAAAAAGGAAGCAGTTGCTGCGTCGACGGCAACTGCAAAAGCGTAAATCCAATCAACGAGACCGGAGCCGGAGGAACAGTCTCCGGTGAAGGCGTATCTTCATCTCCGGCATCTTCGTCGTTGTCATCCAAGAATCAAGGAAAATCATGCAAAGGATGTCTATATTACGCGTCTACTTTCAAATCCAATTCTCGCAATCCTCTCTGTCTCGGCCTTAGTAGTTCCCTTCCTCAAG TACCTCGATATATTGTTGGGGAATCTGAGAAGGAAGCTTCTAAAGAGGGTCGGAGCCTTACAGATTTTAGATATGCTTGCGTCGGTTATTCTGTTTACTTGGATCAGAAATCTCGATCAACTGAAGCACAAAAGGCACAAACAGAATTGCCTGTCTGTGTTGGCCTTGAG GTTTTGGTGGATAAAAGACCCACTTCAGCTGATGCAACTCCTGGCCATACTCCTGCTCATAACAGAGAAG GTGGACATAAACATCCACAGCCCCGATCAAACAAACCAACTAACTCAGCTGGTGATGAGTTCCTTACCAG GTTCTCCAGGAACGCTAACTTGGTTGCAATGGGGGTCGCCAAGAACTTGCGGAAAGTAGGGAGTCGAATAAAAGAAAGTGTTGATGACATCTTTTATGGACGCCCAAAATAG